The Meles meles unplaced genomic scaffold, mMelMel3.1 paternal haplotype, whole genome shotgun sequence genome includes a region encoding these proteins:
- the LOC123936320 gene encoding olfactory receptor 2L8-like — MEYNNQTSIDFFLSGLFPPSRIGLFFFILIVLIFLMALFGNLSMIILILVDTHLHTPMYYLLSQLSLMDLNYISTIVPKMAFDYLFRNKTISFIGCGVQSFFFLTLAGGEGLLLASMAYDRYVAICFPLHYPTHMSKRICALMIIGSWIMGSINSCAHTVYALHIPYCRSRTINHFFCDVPAMLTLACMDTWVYEYTVFVSTTLLIVFPFIGIACSYGRVLFAICCMQSTEGRKKAYSTCSTHLTVVTFYYAPFAYTYLRPRSLRSPTEDKALAVFYTILTPMLNPIIYSLRNKEVIGALRRLIQRMCSIKMSSKSSLVLWPQK; from the coding sequence ATGGAATATAATAACCAAACTTCTATAGATTTCTTCTTATCGGGGTTGTTTCCACCATCAAGAATTGGATTgttcttcttcattctcattgttctaattttcctaatggctctttTTGgcaacctgtccatgatcatcctcaTCCTTGTGGATACCCATCTCCACACACCAATGTATTATCTACTTAGCCAgctctccctcatggacctgaactacatCTCCACTATTGTCCCCAAGATGGCTTTTGATTATCTCTTTAGGAACAAGACTATTTCTTTCATTGGGTGTGGGGTTCAGAGCTTCTTCTTCTTGACTTTAGCGGGTGGAGAGGGATTATTGTTGGCCTCGATGGCCTATGATCGCTATGTGgctatttgctttcctctccactatccCACTCATATGAGTAAAAGAATATGTGCTTTGATGATAATAGGATCTTGGATAATGGGCTCAATCAACTCCTGTGCCCACACTGTATATGCCCTCCATATACCTTACTGCCGATCCAGGACTATCAACCATTTTTTCTGTGATGTCCCTgccatgttgactctggcctgcatggataCATGGGTCTATGAGTACACAGTGTTTGTAAGCACCACACTCTTGattgtgtttcctttcattggcaTTGCATGTTCCTATGGACGTGTTCTATTTGCCATCTGTTGCATGCAGTcaacagaagggaggaagaaggcttaTTCGACCTGCAGTACCCACCTAACTGTGGtgactttctactatgcaccCTTTGCTTACACTTATTTACGTCCAAGATCCCTCCGATCTCCAACAGAAGACAAGGCCTTGgctgtcttctacaccatcctgaccccGATGCTCAACCCCAttatttacagcctgagaaacaaggaggtgaTAGGTGCCTTGAGAAGACTAATTCAGAGGATGTGCTCTATAAAAATGTCGAGTAAGTCCTCGTTAGTCCTGTGGCCTCAGAAGTAG